The Atribacterota bacterium genomic interval AGAAACTCCCAGTATAGCATTGGCACCCATTTTTTCTTTATTACGTGTACCATCCAACTCAATCATTAATTCATCAACATAACCTTGTTCAAGTGCATCTACTCCAATTAATTCAGGAGCAATTAATTCGTTTACATTATTTACAGCTTTCAGAACACCTTTTCCGTTAAATCTTTTCTTGTCATTATCTCTTAATTCTACTGCTTCATAAGTGCCGGTGCTGGCACCGGAAGGAACCTGTGAAACACCAATTACCCCACTTTCCAAATGAACCTCAACCTCTATAGTAGGATTTCCCCTTGAATCCAGTATTTCCCTGGCATAAATATCAATTATTGCACTCATATTAATCCTCCTGATTATTATTAACTTTATTAAATAGCTATTTATAAATGCATTTGTTATTAAATGTTCCCCAAATGGGTAAATAAATAAGTACCCAAACTGAAGTATATAATTAAACTGCCAACATCAACCGCAGTGGTAATAAATGGTCCGGTTGCTACTGCAGGATCAATATTTAATTTCGTAAATACTAAAGGTAAAAATGTTCCTACTGTTGCTGCAGCAATTACTGTTACACATAATGATAAGCCAATAGTCAAACCTAAAATATAATCATTCTGCCAAAAATATGTCAATATTGATATCATCACACCAATAGTAATTCCAATAAAAAATCCTACTTTTGTTTCTGTCCAGATATTTTTCCATAATTCGTCCAAGCGGAGCTGACCGGTCGCCAATCCTCTGACTGTTATAGTAGAAGATTGAGCCCCTACATTTCCTCCCATAGCCATGATAATTGGGATAAAGAAAGCAAGTGCTACCACCACTTCTAAAATTCCAGAATGAAATTCAATAACTGAACCGGAGATAATTTCACCAACCATGCAAACTAAAAGCCATGGCAATCTAGCCTTAGCCCTGGTCAACGGGGTAGCTTTAATTAATTTATCTTCATAGAATTCAGCAGAACCTACCATCTTGTGAATATCTTCAGTAACTTCTTCTTCCAAAACGTCAATTATATCATCAACAGTAATTATCCCTACCATCATGCCTTTTTTGTTAATTACTGGTATAGCCAGGAAGTCATAATCTGATATAACCTTTGCGGCAACCTCTCTATCTTCAACATCCAAAACGCTAATCACATCTTCTTCCATAATTGCAGATATTTTACTCTTGGTATCAGCTACAATTAAATCTCTTAAAGACAAAACGCCAATCAATCTATCTCTTTTGTCTAAGACATAAACATAATAAATTATTTCTGCTTCCGGGCTCATTTCCCGAATACGATTTATTGCCTGTTCCACGGTCATATACTCAAAAAGTGTTACAAACTCGTTATTCATAACACTCCCGGAGGTATTTTCACCATATTTCATTAGCTCTTTAATCTCTTCGGCTTCCTCTGCAGGCATTAAATCGAGAAGTTCACGCGATTCTTCTGGAGGGATTTCTCCTAAGATATCTACTGCTTCATCTGTATCCATTTCTTCTAAAATTTCAGAGGCTTGCCTTTTACTCATGGCATTGAGTAATTCAGATTGCAATTCGGTGTTCAGTTCAGATATATATTCTGCAACCTTTTCTTTATCTTCAATTTGCTTAAATATCTCTATGATCTGTTCAGTAGTAAGTTCTTCAGTAATGTCACTGAAATCATTGGGATGCAGGTCTTCTACTATCTCTTTTAATTCTGTTAACTTTTTCTCATCTAACAATTTTTTGATTTTTTCTATAAGAATCTTTTCATCCATCTCATATATTCCAATCTATCGATTACTTCTAATAAAGTTTAATCAAAGGGAATTATTTCTTCTCTAATAACCCTATATAACTCAGAAGATCGGGAAATAGATACATTTCCACTTGGTATTTCCAGTACTTCAATTACTAATATTTTATTCCTGAAATTTATTCTTATTCTGTCCTGAGGTTTAATGCTATCGCCAGCCTTTGCTATTCTATCATTTATAAAAACACTTTGACTGTCACATGCTTTTTTTGCTTCAGTTCTTCTTTTAATAATTCTACTTAATTTAAAATATTTATCTATTCGCAAAATTATATCCTAAAATATCTTATTCTTTTTTCTTCAGCTGTGGAAAAAGAATTACTTCCCTGATTGAATCATTATTGGTTAGCAGCATTACTAATCGATCTATTCCAATTCCCATTCCACCAGCGGGTGGCATTC includes:
- a CDS encoding S4 domain-containing protein, whose amino-acid sequence is MRIDKYFKLSRIIKRRTEAKKACDSQSVFINDRIAKAGDSIKPQDRIRINFRNKILVIEVLEIPSGNVSISRSSELYRVIREEIIPFD
- the mgtE gene encoding magnesium transporter; its protein translation is MDEKILIEKIKKLLDEKKLTELKEIVEDLHPNDFSDITEELTTEQIIEIFKQIEDKEKVAEYISELNTELQSELLNAMSKRQASEILEEMDTDEAVDILGEIPPEESRELLDLMPAEEAEEIKELMKYGENTSGSVMNNEFVTLFEYMTVEQAINRIREMSPEAEIIYYVYVLDKRDRLIGVLSLRDLIVADTKSKISAIMEEDVISVLDVEDREVAAKVISDYDFLAIPVINKKGMMVGIITVDDIIDVLEEEVTEDIHKMVGSAEFYEDKLIKATPLTRAKARLPWLLVCMVGEIISGSVIEFHSGILEVVVALAFFIPIIMAMGGNVGAQSSTITVRGLATGQLRLDELWKNIWTETKVGFFIGITIGVMISILTYFWQNDYILGLTIGLSLCVTVIAAATVGTFLPLVFTKLNIDPAVATGPFITTAVDVGSLIIYFSLGTYLFTHLGNI